The following DNA comes from Bos indicus isolate NIAB-ARS_2022 breed Sahiwal x Tharparkar chromosome 3, NIAB-ARS_B.indTharparkar_mat_pri_1.0, whole genome shotgun sequence.
CCCTTTTTCTTTACTCACCTGACTGGACTCTGCTCAGGAAGGGAGGTCTAGAGTTTCCTTGTCCCCTTCCAGTGCTGGCATCCTCCTCTCGTTTTGCTAGGAACTACTCGTGTTTCAGAGCTACTTCTGCTTCCCCATTAAGCTTGTGGTCCCTAACAGAGGGCTTCTCAGCCTTCTGTTCCTGTCCTTCCATCAGTGGATGGGGGCTGGGATTGGGGGCGGGGGAAGGAAAATGAGGAAAACTGGTTTGGCATTTGATTCTGCTTCCTACATGTGAAGCTGGGTGTTTCTATCTTGGAGTGTATGAAGTGAATCACTCAAggtctttgttttctcttcacttttatgTGCCCTCTCAATCCTACCTACCCAAAACTTTCCCCCTATGCCTCTTACTTCCTCTTGCcatgtttccttttctcactctcttctgCCCTAGTTTCttggtctttctttctttgtccctTATCCCTCTTTATCACCCAGAGCGCGGTGATCGTGATTTCAATGGCCTCCTCTCTTCACTCGTCCAGCTGCTTTCAGCCCCTGAAGCCCGAACACTGCTCGGCTTCCAATCACTAGTGCAACGAGAGTGGGTGGCAGCTGGACATCCTTTCCTGACCCGACTTGGGGGATCTGGGGCCAGTGAAGAGGTGAGAATGTTTGGGGAGGGTATTATTAAGAAGTACAGGGATGAGAAAATGACATACTAAAATCCACTGGAGGTGAATTAGGTCCAAATTAGGGCCTGAGGTTGGGCTGAGCTTGAAAGAAGATCCAGATGAGGGACCATAACCCCCTACCTCAACTGATTTCCACTGCCTGACCTCCTTAGTGTCCCCATTCCCACGTCACTCATCCTCCCCATTTAAGTCCCCACACCCACTTCCAACCTCTTAATTTCCCTCTTCTTAGGCCCCAGTGTTTCTCCTCTTCCTTGATTGCGTCTGGCAGCTCCTCCAGCAGTTTCCAGCTGAGTTTGAATTTTCTGAGTTCTTCCTTCTTGCTCTTCATGACAGTGTCAGAGTTCCTGACACCCTTACATTCTTAAGAGACACTCCCTGGGAGCGTGGAAAGCAGAGTGGACAGGTCAGTGACTTCCATTTTTGCCTTTCCGCTACCCATTAAGTACTCTCTGGAAGTTTCCTGGTGggctagtggttaggattctgggcattcactgccatggcccaggttcaattactgatcggggaactaggatcccacaagctgttcAGTATGGCCAACAAAGGAACTACTCTCTGAAGTTTACTCTTGAATATGAAAAGTGGTCTGCGGGTGGGAAAGGGGGAGGAGGTTGGTGCTTTCTTTCAGGACTAGACTTCCATCCTACATCTGATTCTTTTCgtgtgtggctgtgctgggtcctcattgctgaGTGGGctcttctttagttgcagcaaatggggaGTGGAGGCATAGTCTCCGGTTGTGGTGCACGGagttctcgttgtggtggcttctcttgttgcggagcatgggctctagggtgtgcaggcttcagtagttgtggcatgtgggctcagtagttgtgactcccaagctctagatcacaggctcaatagtcgtggtgctcaggcttagttgctccaaggtagATGAGATCTTCGtgaaccggggatcgaacctgtgcctcttgcactggcaggtggattcttagcacttagccaccagggaagccttacatCTGATTCTTAGAGTAACAGATGAATTTCACGATTTATCTCTAAACTGGGGAggattatatatttttgtttaaccTTCCTCTTCTTGTTTCCTCTATCTAGTTCAACAACTATACACAAGTCTATACCCCTGGGTTCCCAGGGGCTGGGAACTCTATTAACCCACAGCTATCTGTCTGGGACTGGAATTTACGCTACAGCAATAAACAAATACTACAATTCCGTAATCCTGGCTATGACCCAGAACACTGCCCAGATTCCTGGCTCCCTAGACAGCAGGTAAGGTGTCTGAAGTTCCTAAATTCCTTTTTCTCACAGGCTCATCCTAGTAGATGAGAAGTGATAGTGTCTGAGTTCCTCATTCCCCTTCTGTTGTCATTTATAGTCCTAACTGTCCCCAGGAAGACAGAAATCCTAGACATCACAAATGGCATCTTTTTTCGTCCTCCTCATCCTTATTAGTCTTCCTGTCTCATGCACACATTTTTATGTTTCCCTAAAATCAACTTTAATCAGTCCTGAGGCCTAGTTTGAAGTCTAATGAGAGCAGATAAAGTGTTCTCAGGGGGAGTCTTGTAGTTTGATCACTGGTGCAGTGTGCAGTGGGTGACTGCTGGACATTCCTTCATGACCCAGTTTGGGGAAACTGGGGTCATCAGGTGTCTAGGTTGCCAGTTGATTTCCTGTTCCTCCTTAGCCAAGCTTCATGGTTCCTGGGCCCCCCAGTTCCGTGTGGCTCTTCTCTAGAGGGTCCCTGACACCCCTGAATCAACTCTGTCCTTGGCGGGACAGTCCCTCCCTGCTGGCAGTCTCTTCTCGTTGGCTCCCTCGACCTGCTATCTCTTCTGAAAGCCTGGCTGATCAGGAGTGGGGGCTCCCCTCACACTGGGGAGCTTGCCCTTTACCCCCGGGACTGCTGCTGCCTGGATGTCTGGGACCCCAGATCAGGCTCTGGAGACGCTGCTACCTGAGGGGAAGGCCTGAGGTCCAGGTGAGAAGGGAAGACAAAAATTGGGAGTGGGAGAAGGGGTCTGACTGCTGAACCAGATGTTCTAGGAGAAACCAGATGTTTCCAGGAGGCAGAAGGGCAAGGGTTTGGGGGACTGGGAAGTGAGATACCATTCCTATTGGTATCAAAGTGAATAGATTTGGGACTGTGGGAAGACTGCTTCTGGCTTATATCAAGTGGAACCTAGGGCATAGTTGGAGGGGGAAAGGGAACTAAGAGAATTAAGGatcctctctgcctctcttcaCCCTCTTCCCAGATGGGCCTCTCAGCTCCCACAATCTCTGGTCTCCAGGAGGAGCTATCCCATCTTCAGGAGTTATTAAGGAAATGGACACCACGAATATCTCCCGAGGATCACTCCAAGAAAAGAAGCCCAAACACCATTCTCTCCCAATCCCGTTGAAATTGCTTTCTCACGGGCAGGGCAGAAGGTGGTCTGGGGGGAGGGAGAGTTTTGTCTAATCCTTCGTTTTTTCTTATCTGGTCTTGCTGCCTCCGCTTTCATAAACAAGATCACTGACCTGAGTTTCTATTTAAGATGAGTGGTGCTAACCGTATCCAACTCTTACCCTGCCTTGTTTGGTTTAAATAGTTCTTGTCATTTGAagaattaagaaacaaaaacaatccaGAACGACTGCCTCTTTTTTTCAGGGCAATTCCATGTCTTTGGGATGGAAATTTTGTATATCGCGCTGGTAAATTGTGATAATCAGATATACTGTTTATCAGTGCCAACTAGATGGCCTACAGACCTCCTTCTCACCTCCTCTTGCTGCTTCTTTAATtccaatttctatttcttcccttaTAGTTTTCTATGGGTATGAAATATACACGGGACACCCTATCTCTTCCAATTATCTATTTTCGTCGTGACATTTCTATTTAAGGAGTTCATTAAAGCACAATATTTATACACGCCGCTGGCACTGTTTGTGTCTGATTAAAGGAACCTTAGGCAAGGgagtgaggggagaggagggaaaggaatGTGACCCATAAAGGGACGGTACCGACCATATTACTGCTAAGGAAGTAAGGGGCTGGGTTGCGTGAGGCGCTGCAGGATTCACAATTTAAGGTCCTCTCTTTCGTGCAAACGGGGCAAAGGCACACTCAGATGTTGCTGGAGTTCAGGGTGTGCTCTGGAGGTCGAGGCCGAGGCCGaggcctgtgggcttcagtatCAAACCCCCGTAAGATTCGGTACCACCCCACCTCCGAGCCTCAGGTTCCCCTCACCCTCTATGGAGTGACTAAGCGAGCTCAGACATTCCACAATTCCCTTCCCCGAGGTAAAAGGAAATACCTCAAGCCCAGGCCTTGGCTGTGAGGCCCCATCTGTTCAAGGACTGCGGGTAGGGATGGACGGTTGTCCCCACGCCTTGCGTTGAGGGGTTCCTCTGCACTCCcttctaagggggaaaaaaggctaCAAAACACATGAAAACTAAAGTTTTGTTCTCCCAGCTTCTGAAGTGACATTTTCGGGAGCAGTGTGACCCTTTAACTTCTAACACTGCCTTAAGAGACAGAACGTTTCCTTTTCACGTTCCCCGCCCTGTCCGCTCATCGTAGCACTTCTGCACGGGACCGTGCACTGAAGCGCACCACTGCCTCAGCCGCTTCCAGTCTTAGCGTCTCCTAAGATGGCCGACGCCGCTTCCGGCTCCTCCCCTGCCGCGGCCCCGCCCACCACTCACGTCAGCCTTCGCCTCGGAAGTGGAAGTAGTGACTGAGGTCAGGGGGCGGGATCGCTGCCTGGAGACGGCGGGAGCGGTTTCGCCATGGCGGCCGGGCCGATCTCCGAGCGAAACCAGGGTAACTGGAGGGGACAAACCCAGAATGGACTCTGGGGGTTTGGGGGACCTCGACTAGGCCCAGCAGTGTTTCCGTTGGGGCGGGAGATTTTACCTTTCCGAAGGGCGCGAGACTGGTCCCGATGCCTTATGGGGACGGGATGGACGCGCTTGAGGCCTGTAGTTGTGATGCTGTGTCcaatcctctgctgccctcccactcaaaaaaaaaaaagaaaaagaaaagttacagAGTGAACTTGCACCTCAACTCTAAATTAGATTTAGGATTGTCTATTTTCTGGAAAGGAGGAGTTTCTAAAAGCTTAACttaacgtcttttttttttttcttattctttgcttttctaccccatctccacccccactTCCTCCGCCTGGGTTCCATCTTCATGTTCCCGTTACCTCCCTACTTCCCCTCATCTCTGCCCTCACCTCCTAATCCTGTCTTCCAGATGCCACTGTGTACGTGGGGGGCCTCGATGAGAAGGTTAGCGAACCACTGCTGTGGGAACTATTTCTCCAGGCAGGGCCAGTAGTGAACACGCACATGCCAAAAGATAGAGTCACTGGTCAGCACCAAGGTGAGTACACGGCAAAAAGTGCAGTTACGTATGGAGGGGACAGACTGCTCCTGGAGGTCCCTAGAGGTATTAAGCGTTTTGGAGTGAGCAAACTAAAGATTTTGTTTCTGGAACCATTCTCAATTGAAGTTGGGATTATTATTTCTTATCCTTTGTGCTTTAGAAGGCAAATGAGTTATAAACTCGtttttaaatcacttcagttgctAACCTCTTCTTTTCCACTTCCGCAGGCTATGGCTTTGTGGAATTCTTGAGTGAGGAAGATGCTGACTATGCCATTAAGATCATGAACATGATCAAACTCTATGGGAAGCCAATACGGGTGAACAAGGCATCAGCTCACAACAAAAACCTGGATGTGGGGGCCAACATTTTTATTGGGAACCTGGACCCAGAGATTGATGAGAAGTTGCTTTATGATACTTTTAGCGCCTTTGGGGTCATCTTACAAACCCCCAAGATTATGCGGGACCCTGACACAGGCAACTCCAAAGGTTATGCCTTTATTAATTTTGCTTCATTTGATGCTTCGGATGCAGCGATTGAGGCCATGAATGGGCAGTACCTCTGTAACCGCCCAATCACTGTGTCCTACGCATTCAAGAAGGACTCCAAGGGTGAGCGCCATGGCTCAGCCGCTGAAAGACTTCTGGCAGCACAGAACCCACTCTCCCAGGCTGACCGCCCTCATCAGCTGTTTGCAGATGCACCCCCTCCACCATCTGCTCCCAATCCTGTGGTATCATCATTGGGATCTGGGCTTCCTCCACCAGGTAAAGCTTTTGATAAAAAATGTTTGTCTTGGGTTGGGAAGGGTGGggccaggaagaaggaaaaagaacctGGCAAGGAGGGGACATTGAGTCATTAGGTGAAAGGGGTTGAGGGATGATGATTGTGGTGGGAAGAAAGTTGTTGAGTTTCTCCAGAAGGTTGTTGCTCGAGTCATTTAATGTTGCTTCTGAC
Coding sequences within:
- the SF3B4 gene encoding splicing factor 3B subunit 4, which translates into the protein MAAGPISERNQDATVYVGGLDEKVSEPLLWELFLQAGPVVNTHMPKDRVTGQHQGYGFVEFLSEEDADYAIKIMNMIKLYGKPIRVNKASAHNKNLDVGANIFIGNLDPEIDEKLLYDTFSAFGVILQTPKIMRDPDTGNSKGYAFINFASFDASDAAIEAMNGQYLCNRPITVSYAFKKDSKGERHGSAAERLLAAQNPLSQADRPHQLFADAPPPPSAPNPVVSSLGSGLPPPGMPPPGSFPPPVPPPGALPPGIPPAMPPPPMPPGAGGHGPPSAGTPGAGHPGHGHSHPHPFPPGGMPHPGMSQMQLAHHGPHGLGHPHAGPPGSGGQPPPRPPPGMPHPGPPPMGMPPRGPPFGSPMGHPGPMPPHGMRGPPPLMPPHGYTGPPRPPPYGYQRGPLPPPRPTPRPPVPPRGPLRGPLPQ
- the MTMR11 gene encoding myotubularin-related protein 11 isoform X2; this translates as MWWGGRGQSFNIAPQKEEPEMGLSGPKSVQGTGMPEPRSRQLGSCLASGGLPGEQILAWAPGVRKGLEPEMPGTLICSNLRVTFQPHGWQRSQVTMAIVQARAQNSPAQQYAGITLSQAGQSSDSRKPPIPLLETIEDWETERKKQAARGWRVSTVNERFDVATSLPRYFWVPNRTLDSEVRRAFGHFHQGRGPRLSWHHPGGSDLLRCGGFYTASDPNKEDIRAVESMLQAGHSDVVLVDTMDELPSLADVQLAHLRLRALCLPDSSVAEDKWFSALEGTRWLDYTRSCLRKASDISVLVTSRVRSVVLQERGDRDFNGLLSSLVQLLSAPEARTLLGFQSLVQREWVAAGHPFLTRLGGSGASEEAPVFLLFLDCVWQLLQQFPAEFEFSEFFLLALHDSVRVPDTLTFLRDTPWERGKQSGQFNNYTQVYTPGFPGAGNSINPQLSVWDWNLRYSNKQILQFRNPGYDPEHCPDSWLPRQQPSFMVPGPPSSVWLFSRGSLTPLNQLCPWRDSPSLLAVSSRWLPRPAISSESLADQEWGLPSHWGACPLPPGLLLPGCLGPQIRLWRRCYLRGRPEVQMGLSAPTISGLQEELSHLQELLRKWTPRISPEDHSKKRSPNTILSQSR
- the MTMR11 gene encoding myotubularin-related protein 11 isoform X3; the protein is MAAESVHGPSRVQLLRPGSLLKFIPEEILIHGQDFRLLRVGFEAGGLEPQAFQVTMAIVQARAQNSPAQQYAGITLSQAGQSSDSRKPPIPLLETIEDWETERKKQAARGWRVSTVNERFDVATSLPRYFWVPNRTLDSEVRRAFGHFHQGRGPRLSWHHPGGSDLLRCGGFYTASDPNKEDIRAVESMLQAGHSDVVLVDTMDELPSLADVQLAHLRLRALCLPDSSVAEDKWFSALEGTRWLDYTRSCLRKASDISVLVTSRVRSVVLQERGDRDFNGLLSSLVQLLSAPEARTLLGFQSLVQREWVAAGHPFLTRLGGSGASEEAPVFLLFLDCVWQLLQQFPAEFEFSEFFLLALHDSVRVPDTLTFLRDTPWERGKQSGQFNNYTQVYTPGFPGAGNSINPQLSVWDWNLRYSNKQILQFRNPGYDPEHCPDSWLPRQQPSFMVPGPPSSVWLFSRGSLTPLNQLCPWRDSPSLLAVSSRWLPRPAISSESLADQEWGLPSHWGACPLPPGLLLPGCLGPQIRLWRRCYLRGRPEVQMGLSAPTISGLQEELSHLQELLRKWTPRISPEDHSKKRSPNTILSQSR